A stretch of the Kroppenstedtia eburnea genome encodes the following:
- a CDS encoding VOC family protein produces the protein MKPRITVITLGVDDLERSLEFYRDGLGLPTQGIVGKEFEHGAVVFFDLQAGLKLAIWNRKDLAHEAKVPLTGSSSTEFTLGHNVNSKEEVDQVMEQAKKAGAVITDPAHDTFWGGYSGHFQDPDGHLWEVVWNPHWEIRE, from the coding sequence ATGAAACCACGAATTACAGTCATTACGTTGGGTGTGGATGATTTGGAAAGGTCGTTGGAATTCTACCGCGACGGACTGGGATTGCCGACGCAAGGGATCGTTGGCAAAGAATTTGAGCATGGCGCCGTTGTCTTTTTCGACTTGCAGGCAGGCTTGAAACTCGCCATTTGGAATCGCAAAGATCTCGCCCATGAGGCAAAGGTTCCTCTGACCGGATCAAGTTCCACCGAATTTACTTTGGGTCACAATGTAAACAGTAAAGAAGAAGTGGATCAGGTGATGGAACAAGCAAAAAAGGCCGGGGCTGTGATCACAGACCCGGCCCATGACACCTTTTGGGGTGGATACTCCGGTCATTTCCAAGACCCGGACGGTCATTTATGGGAAGTGGTCTGGAATCCGCATTGGGAAATCCGGGAATAG
- a CDS encoding YtpI family protein, which yields MQIFLLLLVIVIIYTAIRTFSHSIAGRRAEGWDQLKHQARMNIHMGIMFISVALMQGVSLSGGWVRLVLLILIGLLGIYNLVYGLRAWRFYKKESGT from the coding sequence ATGCAGATCTTCTTATTGTTGCTGGTCATCGTCATCATCTACACCGCCATCCGAACCTTTTCCCACAGCATCGCCGGCCGGCGGGCGGAAGGGTGGGATCAGTTGAAGCACCAGGCCCGGATGAATATCCACATGGGAATCATGTTCATCTCCGTTGCCCTGATGCAAGGTGTCTCCTTGAGCGGCGGCTGGGTTCGCCTCGTGCTTCTCATCCTGATCGGTTTGCTCGGAATCTACAACCTGGTCTACGGCCTCCGCGCCTGGCGCTTTTACAAAAAAGAATCCGGCACTTAA
- a CDS encoding YtrH family sporulation protein produces the protein MGEFWSTTILNYFIAMGVVLGGSVLGGIGAFFGNDPPMDAMLRLAEQLKIWALVAALGGTFDTIKSFEVHILGGQLHQAFQQMIFILSAFFGAHVGTVLIRWLIQGEV, from the coding sequence ATGGGAGAGTTTTGGTCGACCACAATATTAAACTATTTTATCGCCATGGGCGTCGTCCTGGGGGGATCGGTACTGGGGGGAATTGGCGCTTTTTTCGGCAACGACCCCCCTATGGATGCCATGCTCCGTCTGGCTGAACAGTTGAAAATATGGGCTCTGGTGGCCGCCCTCGGCGGAACCTTTGACACCATCAAATCCTTTGAAGTCCATATCCTCGGCGGACAACTGCATCAGGCTTTTCAGCAGATGATCTTTATCCTGAGTGCCTTCTTCGGTGCCCATGTCGGCACCGTTCTGATCCGGTGGTTGATTCAAGGGGAAGTTTGA